The following are encoded in a window of Castanea sativa cultivar Marrone di Chiusa Pesio chromosome 5, ASM4071231v1 genomic DNA:
- the LOC142634217 gene encoding G-type lectin S-receptor-like serine/threonine-protein kinase At1g11330 isoform X2, with amino-acid sequence MGFLSKRSLLYALCCLCLNLGVARDTSSSFQSLKDPDYIISRGSAFRLGFFSPVNSTNRYVGIWYNKISVVTYFSVVWVANRERPIKDSSGVLTIYEDGNLVILNGQAEILWSSNVSNSVPNPSATLLDSGNLVLQGNTTGAIVWESFQQLCDTMLPRMRSSNNLRTNEKIQLTSWKSPSDPSTGRFSGGINPQNIPQGFIWKDGHPYWRTGPWNGQFFTGAQSWVLDYHGGVTIVYDKEETIFETFAYVNVLGLSKHFLDSQGNTMQIHWDDEKEDWEVVVFAPANECDVYGTCGAFGICYALSSPICSCLKGFEPKVVEEWNRGNWMSGCVRRIPLQCDRVNNSSDGGGIADGFLKLEMIKVPDFAEWSYRTKDDCRKQCLENCSCVAYAYDTGIGCMSWSGNLIDLQKFSTVGIDLQKFSTGGLDIYIRLSYLEFVIIGAMAIPSTAYFLWRWMTKKRARKNKSKESLPSKNLNDVKLHELPTFSLEELATATNNFHIANMLGRGGFGTVYKGKLHDGQEIAVKRLSRSSGQGLEEFMNEVFVISKLQHRNLVRLLGCCIEGEENMLIYEYMSNKSLDAIVFDPLSQKHLHWKKRFNIIEGISRGLLYLHRDSRLKIIHRDLKASNILLDEELNPKISDFGIARIFRGSENQANTKRIIGTYGYMSPEYAMQGFFSEKSDVFSFGVLLLEIVSGRKTTCFYDDQQYYLSLVGFAWKLWNDDNIMALVDPTIWDPCFQMEMLRCIHVGLLCVQELARDRPTVSTIISMLNSEILDLPTPKKPAFTERQIASNEEPAQLGQIKSSGCNITITTVYAR; translated from the exons ATGGGATTTCTTAGCAAGAGAAGCTTGTTGTATGCCCTTTGTTGCCTATGTTTGAACTTAGGTGTTGCCAGAGACACAAGTAGTTCTTTTCAATCCCTCAAAGATCCTGACTACATAATCTCCCGTGGGAGTGCTTTTAGACTGGGATTCTTCAGCCCTGTAAATTCTACCAATCGCTACGTTGGAATATGGTATAATAAGATTTCTGTGGTCACTTATTTCAGTGTTGTATGGGTAGCTAACAGAGAGAGACCCATTAAGGATTCTTCTGGGGTTCTTACTATATATGAGGATGGAAATCTTGTGATACTAAATGGACAGGCAGAGATTCTGTGGTCATCAAATGTTTCAAATTCTGTACCCAATCCAAGTGCCACTCTGTTGGATTCCGGCAACCTTGTCTTGCAAGGCAACACAACAGGAGCAATAGTATGGGAGAGCTTTCAACAACTTTGTGATACAATGTTGCCAAGGATGAGAAGTAGTAACAATTTAAGAACAAATGAGAAAATACAACTGACATCATGGAAGAGCCCTTCTGATCCATCCACTGGAAGATTCTCGGGAGGCATTAATCCACAAAACATTCCCCAAGGTTTCATTTGGAAAGACGGTCATCCATATTGGCGGACTGGTCCATGGAATGGTCAGTTCTTTACTGGAGCACAGAGCTGGGTTCTAGATTATCATGGTGGAGTTACTATAGTATATGATAAGGAAGAGACCATTTTTGAAACCTTCGCTTATGTGAATGTATTAGGTTTGTCAAAACATTTCTTGGATTCACAAGGAAATACAATGCAGATACATTGGGATGATGAGAAGGAGGATTGGGAGGTTGTTGTGTTCGCTCCGGCAAATGAATGTGATGTTTATGGCACCTGTGGTGCATTTGGAATCTGTTATGCGCTGAGTTCACCAATCTGCAGTTGTTTGAAAGGGTTTGAGCCGAAGGTTGTTGAGGAATGGAATAGAGGTAATTGGATGAGTGGATGTGTGAGGAGGATACCATTGCAGTGTGATAGGGTGAACAATAGTAGTGATGGAGGAGGAATAGCAGATGGGTTTTTGAAACTGGAGATGATCAAAGTGCCAGACTTTGCAGAGTGGTCATATCGAACCAAAGATGATTGTCGAAAGCAGTGCTTGGAGAACTGTTCTTGTGTAGCTTATGCATATGATACTGGCATTGGTTGTATGTCATGGAGTGGAAACCTAATTGACCTGCAAAAATTCTCCACTGTTGGAATTGACCTACAGAAATTCTCGACTGGTGGGTTGGATATATATATTCGTTTGtcttatttggaatttg TGATTATTGGAGCCATGGCCATTCCCAGCACGGCATACTTCttatggagatggatgaccaaaAAAAGAG caaggaaaaataaaagcaaggaGAGTTTACCATCCAAAAACCTGAATGATGTTAAACTCCATGAGCTACCAACTTTTAGTTTGGAAGAATTGGCAACTGCAACAAACAACTTTCATATAGCTAATATGCTTGGCCGTGGTGGCTTTGGTACAGTCTATAAG GGAAAGTTGCATGATGGACAGGAAATAGCAGTGAAAAGACTGTCAAGATCCTCTGGACAAGGGCTTGAAGAATTTATGAATGAGGTGTTTGTGATCTCAAAGCTGCAACATCGAAATCTTGTAAGACTTCTTGGCTGCTGCATTGAGGGAGAAGAGAATATGTTGATCTATGAATACATGTCAAACAAAAGTTTGGACGCAATTGTTTTTG ATCCACTCAGCCAAAAACACCTTCATTGGAAAAAACGCTTCAACATTATTGAAGGAATTAGTAGAGGCCTGCTCTACCTTCATAGGGATTCTAGACTGAAGATTATTCATAGGGATCTAAAGGCAAGTAATATCTTGTTAGATGAAGAGCTAAATCCAAAAATATCGGACTTTGGAATTGCTAGAATTTTTAGAGGCAGTGAAAATCAAGCCAATACTAAAAGGATCATCGGGACATA CGGATATATGTCTCCTGAATATGCAATGCAAGGCTTTTTCTCAGAGAAATCAGACGTTTTTAGCTTTGGTGTGTTGTTACTTGAGATTGTTAGTGGGAGAAAAACCACTTGCTTTTATGATGATCAGCAGTACTACTTGAGCCTTGTAGGATTT GCATGGAAATTGTGGAACGATGACAACATAATGGCTTTGGTAGACCCAACAATATGGGATCCTTGCTTTCAAATGGAGATGTTGAGATGCATACATGTGGGACTGCTGTGTGTGCAAGAATTGGCAAGAGACAGGCCAACTGTGTCGACTATAATTTCAATGCTTAATAGTGAGATTCTGGATCTGCCCACTCCAAAGAAACCTGCATTCACCGAAAGGCAGATTGCTTCAAATGAAGAGCCTGCTCAACTGGGCCAGATAAAGTCCTCCGGTTGCAATATCACTATTACAACGGTTTATGCTAGATAG
- the LOC142634217 gene encoding G-type lectin S-receptor-like serine/threonine-protein kinase SD1-13 isoform X3: protein MGFLSKRSLLYALCCLCLNLGVARDTSSSFQSLKDPDYIISRGSAFRLGFFSPVNSTNRYVGIWYNKISVVTYFSVVWVANRERPIKDSSGVLTIYEDGNLVILNGQAEILWSSNVSNSVPNPSATLLDSGNLVLQGNTTGAIVWESFQQLCDTMLPRMRSSNNLRTNEKIQLTSWKSPSDPSTGRFSGGINPQNIPQGFIWKDGHPYWRTGPWNGQFFTGAQSWVLDYHGGVTIVYDKEETIFETFAYVNVLGLSKHFLDSQGNTMQIHWDDEKEDWEVVVFAPANECDVYGTCGAFGICYALSSPICSCLKGFEPKVVEEWNRGNWMSGCVRRIPLQCDRVNNSSDGGGIADGFLKLEMIKVPDFAEWSYRTKDDCRKQCLENCSCVAYAYDTGIGCMSWSGNLIDLQKFSTVGIDLQKFSTGGLDIYIRLSYLEFEKERNLKVIITITVIIGAMAIPSTAYFLWRWMTKKRARKNKSKESLPSKNLNDVKLHELPTFSLEELATATNNFHIANMLGRGGFGTVYKGKLHDGQEIAVKRLSRSSGQGLEEFMNEVFVISKLQHRNLVRLLGCCIEGEENMLIYEYMSNKSLDAIVFDPLSQKHLHWKKRFNIIEGISRGLLYLHRDSRLKIIHRDLKASNILLDEELNPKISDFGIARIFRGSENQANTKRIIGTYGYMSPEYAMQGFFSEKSDVFSFGVLLLEIVSGRKTTCFYDDQQYYLSLVGFVGMEIVER, encoded by the exons ATGGGATTTCTTAGCAAGAGAAGCTTGTTGTATGCCCTTTGTTGCCTATGTTTGAACTTAGGTGTTGCCAGAGACACAAGTAGTTCTTTTCAATCCCTCAAAGATCCTGACTACATAATCTCCCGTGGGAGTGCTTTTAGACTGGGATTCTTCAGCCCTGTAAATTCTACCAATCGCTACGTTGGAATATGGTATAATAAGATTTCTGTGGTCACTTATTTCAGTGTTGTATGGGTAGCTAACAGAGAGAGACCCATTAAGGATTCTTCTGGGGTTCTTACTATATATGAGGATGGAAATCTTGTGATACTAAATGGACAGGCAGAGATTCTGTGGTCATCAAATGTTTCAAATTCTGTACCCAATCCAAGTGCCACTCTGTTGGATTCCGGCAACCTTGTCTTGCAAGGCAACACAACAGGAGCAATAGTATGGGAGAGCTTTCAACAACTTTGTGATACAATGTTGCCAAGGATGAGAAGTAGTAACAATTTAAGAACAAATGAGAAAATACAACTGACATCATGGAAGAGCCCTTCTGATCCATCCACTGGAAGATTCTCGGGAGGCATTAATCCACAAAACATTCCCCAAGGTTTCATTTGGAAAGACGGTCATCCATATTGGCGGACTGGTCCATGGAATGGTCAGTTCTTTACTGGAGCACAGAGCTGGGTTCTAGATTATCATGGTGGAGTTACTATAGTATATGATAAGGAAGAGACCATTTTTGAAACCTTCGCTTATGTGAATGTATTAGGTTTGTCAAAACATTTCTTGGATTCACAAGGAAATACAATGCAGATACATTGGGATGATGAGAAGGAGGATTGGGAGGTTGTTGTGTTCGCTCCGGCAAATGAATGTGATGTTTATGGCACCTGTGGTGCATTTGGAATCTGTTATGCGCTGAGTTCACCAATCTGCAGTTGTTTGAAAGGGTTTGAGCCGAAGGTTGTTGAGGAATGGAATAGAGGTAATTGGATGAGTGGATGTGTGAGGAGGATACCATTGCAGTGTGATAGGGTGAACAATAGTAGTGATGGAGGAGGAATAGCAGATGGGTTTTTGAAACTGGAGATGATCAAAGTGCCAGACTTTGCAGAGTGGTCATATCGAACCAAAGATGATTGTCGAAAGCAGTGCTTGGAGAACTGTTCTTGTGTAGCTTATGCATATGATACTGGCATTGGTTGTATGTCATGGAGTGGAAACCTAATTGACCTGCAAAAATTCTCCACTGTTGGAATTGACCTACAGAAATTCTCGACTGGTGGGTTGGATATATATATTCGTTTGtcttatttggaatttg aaaaagagagaaatttgaaAGTAATCATCACAATTACAGTGATTATTGGAGCCATGGCCATTCCCAGCACGGCATACTTCttatggagatggatgaccaaaAAAAGAG caaggaaaaataaaagcaaggaGAGTTTACCATCCAAAAACCTGAATGATGTTAAACTCCATGAGCTACCAACTTTTAGTTTGGAAGAATTGGCAACTGCAACAAACAACTTTCATATAGCTAATATGCTTGGCCGTGGTGGCTTTGGTACAGTCTATAAG GGAAAGTTGCATGATGGACAGGAAATAGCAGTGAAAAGACTGTCAAGATCCTCTGGACAAGGGCTTGAAGAATTTATGAATGAGGTGTTTGTGATCTCAAAGCTGCAACATCGAAATCTTGTAAGACTTCTTGGCTGCTGCATTGAGGGAGAAGAGAATATGTTGATCTATGAATACATGTCAAACAAAAGTTTGGACGCAATTGTTTTTG ATCCACTCAGCCAAAAACACCTTCATTGGAAAAAACGCTTCAACATTATTGAAGGAATTAGTAGAGGCCTGCTCTACCTTCATAGGGATTCTAGACTGAAGATTATTCATAGGGATCTAAAGGCAAGTAATATCTTGTTAGATGAAGAGCTAAATCCAAAAATATCGGACTTTGGAATTGCTAGAATTTTTAGAGGCAGTGAAAATCAAGCCAATACTAAAAGGATCATCGGGACATA CGGATATATGTCTCCTGAATATGCAATGCAAGGCTTTTTCTCAGAGAAATCAGACGTTTTTAGCTTTGGTGTGTTGTTACTTGAGATTGTTAGTGGGAGAAAAACCACTTGCTTTTATGATGATCAGCAGTACTACTTGAGCCTTGTAGGATTTGTAG GCATGGAAATTGTGGAACGATGA
- the LOC142634217 gene encoding G-type lectin S-receptor-like serine/threonine-protein kinase At1g11300 isoform X1, translating to MGFLSKRSLLYALCCLCLNLGVARDTSSSFQSLKDPDYIISRGSAFRLGFFSPVNSTNRYVGIWYNKISVVTYFSVVWVANRERPIKDSSGVLTIYEDGNLVILNGQAEILWSSNVSNSVPNPSATLLDSGNLVLQGNTTGAIVWESFQQLCDTMLPRMRSSNNLRTNEKIQLTSWKSPSDPSTGRFSGGINPQNIPQGFIWKDGHPYWRTGPWNGQFFTGAQSWVLDYHGGVTIVYDKEETIFETFAYVNVLGLSKHFLDSQGNTMQIHWDDEKEDWEVVVFAPANECDVYGTCGAFGICYALSSPICSCLKGFEPKVVEEWNRGNWMSGCVRRIPLQCDRVNNSSDGGGIADGFLKLEMIKVPDFAEWSYRTKDDCRKQCLENCSCVAYAYDTGIGCMSWSGNLIDLQKFSTVGIDLQKFSTGGLDIYIRLSYLEFEKERNLKVIITITVIIGAMAIPSTAYFLWRWMTKKRARKNKSKESLPSKNLNDVKLHELPTFSLEELATATNNFHIANMLGRGGFGTVYKGKLHDGQEIAVKRLSRSSGQGLEEFMNEVFVISKLQHRNLVRLLGCCIEGEENMLIYEYMSNKSLDAIVFDPLSQKHLHWKKRFNIIEGISRGLLYLHRDSRLKIIHRDLKASNILLDEELNPKISDFGIARIFRGSENQANTKRIIGTYGYMSPEYAMQGFFSEKSDVFSFGVLLLEIVSGRKTTCFYDDQQYYLSLVGFAWKLWNDDNIMALVDPTIWDPCFQMEMLRCIHVGLLCVQELARDRPTVSTIISMLNSEILDLPTPKKPAFTERQIASNEEPAQLGQIKSSGCNITITTVYAR from the exons ATGGGATTTCTTAGCAAGAGAAGCTTGTTGTATGCCCTTTGTTGCCTATGTTTGAACTTAGGTGTTGCCAGAGACACAAGTAGTTCTTTTCAATCCCTCAAAGATCCTGACTACATAATCTCCCGTGGGAGTGCTTTTAGACTGGGATTCTTCAGCCCTGTAAATTCTACCAATCGCTACGTTGGAATATGGTATAATAAGATTTCTGTGGTCACTTATTTCAGTGTTGTATGGGTAGCTAACAGAGAGAGACCCATTAAGGATTCTTCTGGGGTTCTTACTATATATGAGGATGGAAATCTTGTGATACTAAATGGACAGGCAGAGATTCTGTGGTCATCAAATGTTTCAAATTCTGTACCCAATCCAAGTGCCACTCTGTTGGATTCCGGCAACCTTGTCTTGCAAGGCAACACAACAGGAGCAATAGTATGGGAGAGCTTTCAACAACTTTGTGATACAATGTTGCCAAGGATGAGAAGTAGTAACAATTTAAGAACAAATGAGAAAATACAACTGACATCATGGAAGAGCCCTTCTGATCCATCCACTGGAAGATTCTCGGGAGGCATTAATCCACAAAACATTCCCCAAGGTTTCATTTGGAAAGACGGTCATCCATATTGGCGGACTGGTCCATGGAATGGTCAGTTCTTTACTGGAGCACAGAGCTGGGTTCTAGATTATCATGGTGGAGTTACTATAGTATATGATAAGGAAGAGACCATTTTTGAAACCTTCGCTTATGTGAATGTATTAGGTTTGTCAAAACATTTCTTGGATTCACAAGGAAATACAATGCAGATACATTGGGATGATGAGAAGGAGGATTGGGAGGTTGTTGTGTTCGCTCCGGCAAATGAATGTGATGTTTATGGCACCTGTGGTGCATTTGGAATCTGTTATGCGCTGAGTTCACCAATCTGCAGTTGTTTGAAAGGGTTTGAGCCGAAGGTTGTTGAGGAATGGAATAGAGGTAATTGGATGAGTGGATGTGTGAGGAGGATACCATTGCAGTGTGATAGGGTGAACAATAGTAGTGATGGAGGAGGAATAGCAGATGGGTTTTTGAAACTGGAGATGATCAAAGTGCCAGACTTTGCAGAGTGGTCATATCGAACCAAAGATGATTGTCGAAAGCAGTGCTTGGAGAACTGTTCTTGTGTAGCTTATGCATATGATACTGGCATTGGTTGTATGTCATGGAGTGGAAACCTAATTGACCTGCAAAAATTCTCCACTGTTGGAATTGACCTACAGAAATTCTCGACTGGTGGGTTGGATATATATATTCGTTTGtcttatttggaatttg aaaaagagagaaatttgaaAGTAATCATCACAATTACAGTGATTATTGGAGCCATGGCCATTCCCAGCACGGCATACTTCttatggagatggatgaccaaaAAAAGAG caaggaaaaataaaagcaaggaGAGTTTACCATCCAAAAACCTGAATGATGTTAAACTCCATGAGCTACCAACTTTTAGTTTGGAAGAATTGGCAACTGCAACAAACAACTTTCATATAGCTAATATGCTTGGCCGTGGTGGCTTTGGTACAGTCTATAAG GGAAAGTTGCATGATGGACAGGAAATAGCAGTGAAAAGACTGTCAAGATCCTCTGGACAAGGGCTTGAAGAATTTATGAATGAGGTGTTTGTGATCTCAAAGCTGCAACATCGAAATCTTGTAAGACTTCTTGGCTGCTGCATTGAGGGAGAAGAGAATATGTTGATCTATGAATACATGTCAAACAAAAGTTTGGACGCAATTGTTTTTG ATCCACTCAGCCAAAAACACCTTCATTGGAAAAAACGCTTCAACATTATTGAAGGAATTAGTAGAGGCCTGCTCTACCTTCATAGGGATTCTAGACTGAAGATTATTCATAGGGATCTAAAGGCAAGTAATATCTTGTTAGATGAAGAGCTAAATCCAAAAATATCGGACTTTGGAATTGCTAGAATTTTTAGAGGCAGTGAAAATCAAGCCAATACTAAAAGGATCATCGGGACATA CGGATATATGTCTCCTGAATATGCAATGCAAGGCTTTTTCTCAGAGAAATCAGACGTTTTTAGCTTTGGTGTGTTGTTACTTGAGATTGTTAGTGGGAGAAAAACCACTTGCTTTTATGATGATCAGCAGTACTACTTGAGCCTTGTAGGATTT GCATGGAAATTGTGGAACGATGACAACATAATGGCTTTGGTAGACCCAACAATATGGGATCCTTGCTTTCAAATGGAGATGTTGAGATGCATACATGTGGGACTGCTGTGTGTGCAAGAATTGGCAAGAGACAGGCCAACTGTGTCGACTATAATTTCAATGCTTAATAGTGAGATTCTGGATCTGCCCACTCCAAAGAAACCTGCATTCACCGAAAGGCAGATTGCTTCAAATGAAGAGCCTGCTCAACTGGGCCAGATAAAGTCCTCCGGTTGCAATATCACTATTACAACGGTTTATGCTAGATAG